GGCGTACTCTAGGTAGAGGCTAGCGTATCAACTAAACAATATATTGCAAGGTTTACCATCTTATTGTTTGATCTCGACGAGTTTCGGGAGTTCAGAGACTGTTTCTACATCAAATCGCACGCGCCCGAGGGTCTGGCCCGCTGGCGTTTGAACATCCACGCGCCATTTGCCTGGGGCCAAAGCAGATTTCATGGAATATCCTCGGTATCCCGCATCGCGTCCGCCAACGACAGAAAAAGAGAGTGCATCCTTTTCGATCCAAGCTCGTTTGGACGGATCGTAATATTGCCACACATGCACAATGCGCGTGCGCAACTCCGTGGGGGCAAAGATAGCAGAAAAGACGTATGCTGGATCATTGCGCTCTAGGTGCAGAGTTGTCCCCGGCAAAATATTTTCGAGCCAAGATGTTTTCTCGGTAAGTACGGTATACGAGTCGCCCATCCGAGTGATGCGGTGATAGGTTCCTGCCTCACGCAACGAAAGGGGAATGGGCGGAATGACGTTGAGGATGTACAGGGCGTTCATGGAAAGAAAAATAGCGAGGAATACGGTCATGATCCGCCGCCGAATGTTGTCAATGCGCTTGATAATGGAAGAAAGTCCGCGGAGGTACGCGCCTGCTAAGGCGAGACTCAAAAATCCACTCAAGAAAAATATCTGCGGCTCGATGGAGTTAAGAAAAAATGGCAAAGCAAGAGTAAAGAGGGAGAACAGCGTGAAAAAGTATACGCCAAGCTGGACGGTTGGACGAAGGTAGATATGCCTCCATTGGTCGTTGCCGATCATGAGAAGGGCGACAAGCA
The DNA window shown above is from Candidatus Uhrbacteria bacterium and carries:
- a CDS encoding DUF2914 domain-containing protein, which produces MKELAKQWVRYEQWKALYKRYERILIPAILLFGVAVDFLTFRSINLQTFILLLAVYTILAGATIAYMHFYDEKLASPTRGFALRYMRLSTPLVLQFLFGALLSASLIFYWFSGAFSVSWPLLVLVALLMIGNDQWRHIYLRPTVQLGVYFFTLFSLFTLALPFFLNSIEPQIFFLSGFLSLALAGAYLRGLSSIIKRIDNIRRRIMTVFLAIFLSMNALYILNVIPPIPLSLREAGTYHRITRMGDSYTVLTEKTSWLENILPGTTLHLERNDPAYVFSAIFAPTELRTRIVHVWQYYDPSKRAWIEKDALSFSVVGGRDAGYRGYSMKSALAPGKWRVDVQTPAGQTLGRVRFDVETVSELPKLVEIKQ